The sequence below is a genomic window from Candidatus Methanoplasma termitum.
GCATAATATTATAATTAAATGTCCCCAGAGGGCTGCCGCGCAGTCAATCTTTTTATCATCGGGAGGCATAATCACTGCCGATGAACAACACCGTTTCCGAAGAAAAGATCGACAGATATCTTGAGATAACAAAGAAAGCGCTGGAAAAGCTCAAGATAGCGGCCCCTGACAGGTCCTTCGGGAAAAGACTTGCCGATGACTTCCTTGATATGGCAACATCATATTACAACGATGCGAAGCACTTCAGAGACGTGGGGGATCTTGTCACGGCATTCGCAGCCGTCAATTACGCACACGGGTGGTTGGACTGCGGTGCGAGGATAGGTCTGTTCGATGTCGGAGAGGACGACGTCCTCTTCACACTCTTTGAATGATGTGTGCTGGCTCATTGGTGGACGATGTCGAGAATATTTTTCCTTCGCCCAATACTTCCCTGACTTCTTTCTCCGGTGCATCAGTGAAAATGCTGTTTCCGAGCATGCACATCGCAGACCTTATTCCGTTCTTTTTGAGCAGCTCGATCGCTGCATCAACAGCCTGACCTCGGACATTGGCCTCGGCCGAAAATTTGTTTGATATCTCGAACAGCGACCTTTTTACCGCATCACTGTCATTTTTTGTCATATCGTTAGTCCTGAACTCCAACATGGCTGTGCCGCCCGCTTCGCTTATGGATCTGAGCTTGCCGGCATTCCCGAGAACTCCCGCCGTGCTGAGTTTATCGCCCAGCACAACAACGGTCATTGTTTCAAAGGAAAGTTTCATATCATATACTCTGCCGACCGGCGGGAGACCTGCCTTGATCCTTATCGGAACGTCGCCTTCATGCATAAGCCCCGAGACATCCCCGAGTCCGCCTCCGCATATGGCATCGGCGGCATGCGCCGCTTCGAATGCTTCCCTTCTGCTCTTCCCGGTCATCTCCGCTAAACACAAGGCCGCTGCGACCGCTCCGGATGCGCTCATTCCGAACCCTTGCCCCGGCGGGACCCTGCACTCGACATTTACCTCGAAAGTACGGCCCGATGCCATATGACCCAGGACATGTCTCGTTATCTTTGCTTCATCCTCTTTTCCGTCGATAATGACCTTTGTTCTTCCTTTGATCTCATCCACGTGAACGATGGAGCCGGCCCCTAGCCTGATGCCGACTCCTTCCGACCCCCTCTCCAATATATTGCGGAAGGATTCGGATGGTTTGAAGAAACAGGTTATGTGTGCCGGACAGTATGCTGATGTCATAGGATCTCGGCACAGTAATTCAGTATCCCATCGGACACCTCTATCTTAGTGCCGGTGATGTTCTTCGACCCGTCGCGGCAGACCAATATGGCGGATGACGTTGACCTGCCCGCCACGTCGATGTCGTTTGCGACCACCGCCTTGAGGTCATATTCTTCCAGCCTTTGCCTCGCCTTCTTTTCGAGTTCTTCTGCTGTGAGGCCGGACTCCGCCTTGAATCCTATTACGTTATCGCATCTCTTCCTTATCATCGGAAGCACCTTCGGGACCAGCTTTAATTTTATGTCGAAAGATGCCGTGCTGGGTATTTTCCCGTCTACCTTCTTTGCGGGTGTGAAATCGGCCAACGCGGCCGGCATTATCACAAGGTCGTGATCGATCATGTCCAA
It includes:
- a CDS encoding DUF357 domain-containing protein, which encodes MNNTVSEEKIDRYLEITKKALEKLKIAAPDRSFGKRLADDFLDMATSYYNDAKHFRDVGDLVTAFAAVNYAHGWLDCGARIGLFDVGEDDVLFTLFE
- a CDS encoding pantoate kinase, giving the protein MTSAYCPAHITCFFKPSESFRNILERGSEGVGIRLGAGSIVHVDEIKGRTKVIIDGKEDEAKITRHVLGHMASGRTFEVNVECRVPPGQGFGMSASGAVAAALCLAEMTGKSRREAFEAAHAADAICGGGLGDVSGLMHEGDVPIRIKAGLPPVGRVYDMKLSFETMTVVVLGDKLSTAGVLGNAGKLRSISEAGGTAMLEFRTNDMTKNDSDAVKRSLFEISNKFSAEANVRGQAVDAAIELLKKNGIRSAMCMLGNSIFTDAPEKEVREVLGEGKIFSTSSTNEPAHIIQRV